The Microlunatus antarcticus genome window below encodes:
- a CDS encoding MinD/ParA family ATP-binding protein produces MTTQDDDTVTVVARIDAYGGAELVSNGSPSRARLGSIEDARSYVGQHALDLAAQLGRDVVLDTSDPAGAWTFVARPDGAMVETAKNRPGSAPTTSAPPELVEPAAAPIAPPDAAAPAPSPSAAPPPPAPAAPPGNGWSGPQPWTPPASVRPAAAAAPLAPLPPPPAPRQPPYEGQPRRAAPTLDDLLGGRPAPAPGPAQAGWQAFVRKATFGLIKPGPGPLELRHREAVATIQRSLPGPRTVVVVNPKGGASKTTAVMLLAATFATLRGGYTLAWDNNETRGTLGWRAVPARHTNTAVDLLADLERFQQVRGARVGDLDNYVRTQGAAQFDVLASDEDPAASASIDADAFQRLHGTLSRFYRILVIDTGNNMRASNWEAAIEAADQLVIVSTIREDTAASAAWLVDGLRAKGHGDKVEHAVTILSAPASSNDTLLSSRLHDHFAQLTRAVVDVPHEPSLVAGGPIDFAALSKPSRDAWVLATAKVAEGL; encoded by the coding sequence ATGACGACGCAGGACGACGACACCGTGACCGTGGTCGCACGCATCGACGCGTACGGCGGCGCCGAGCTGGTGTCGAACGGGTCACCCAGCCGCGCCCGCCTCGGCTCGATCGAGGACGCCCGCTCCTACGTCGGCCAGCACGCCCTCGACCTCGCCGCGCAGCTCGGCCGCGACGTGGTCCTCGACACCTCCGACCCGGCCGGGGCCTGGACCTTCGTGGCCCGCCCGGACGGCGCGATGGTCGAGACGGCCAAGAACCGGCCGGGCTCGGCGCCGACCACCTCCGCGCCGCCCGAGCTCGTCGAGCCGGCCGCAGCGCCGATCGCACCCCCGGACGCGGCGGCACCTGCGCCCTCGCCCTCGGCCGCACCGCCTCCTCCGGCACCCGCGGCGCCGCCCGGCAACGGGTGGTCCGGCCCCCAGCCGTGGACGCCGCCCGCGTCGGTGCGCCCCGCTGCCGCCGCCGCTCCGCTCGCGCCCCTGCCGCCGCCGCCCGCCCCGAGGCAGCCGCCGTACGAGGGACAGCCCCGCCGCGCGGCCCCCACGCTGGACGACCTCCTCGGCGGTCGCCCGGCCCCCGCGCCCGGTCCGGCGCAGGCCGGGTGGCAGGCCTTCGTGCGGAAGGCGACGTTCGGGTTGATCAAGCCCGGCCCCGGTCCGCTGGAGCTCCGCCACCGCGAGGCCGTCGCGACGATCCAGCGCTCGCTGCCGGGTCCGCGCACCGTCGTGGTCGTCAACCCCAAGGGCGGGGCGTCGAAGACGACGGCGGTCATGCTGCTGGCCGCCACGTTCGCGACGCTGCGCGGCGGCTACACCCTCGCCTGGGACAACAACGAGACCCGCGGCACGCTCGGCTGGCGCGCCGTCCCGGCCCGCCACACCAACACGGCCGTCGACCTGCTGGCCGACCTGGAACGGTTCCAACAGGTGCGCGGCGCCCGCGTCGGCGACCTCGACAACTACGTCCGTACGCAGGGGGCGGCCCAGTTCGACGTGCTCGCCTCGGACGAGGACCCGGCCGCGTCGGCCTCCATCGACGCGGACGCGTTCCAGCGGCTGCACGGAACACTCAGCCGCTTCTACCGGATCCTCGTGATCGACACCGGCAACAACATGCGGGCGAGCAACTGGGAGGCCGCGATCGAGGCCGCCGACCAGCTGGTGATCGTGTCGACCATCCGTGAGGACACCGCCGCCAGCGCCGCCTGGCTGGTCGACGGGCTGCGGGCCAAGGGCCACGGCGACAAGGTCGAGCACGCCGTGACGATCCTGTCGGCGCCGGCCTCCTCGAACGACACCCTGCTCTCGTCGCGGCTGCACGACCACTTCGCCCAGCTCACCCGGGCCGTCGTCGACGTCCCGCACGAGCCGTCGCTGGTGGCCGGCGGCCCGATCGACTTCGCCGCCCTCTCGAAGCCGTCCCGCGACGCCTGGGTCCTGGCTACGGCGAAGGTGGCCGAGGGCCTCTAG